In Apium graveolens cultivar Ventura chromosome 10, ASM990537v1, whole genome shotgun sequence, the following are encoded in one genomic region:
- the LOC141693793 gene encoding protein WHAT'S THIS FACTOR 9, mitochondrial-like produces the protein MRWGSKQLFSFLKPNQIQPLTQTQQSRTLVKVRLKWVKNRSLDHIIDIHTDIKAASLLKDAIFRSSTGYLTSKSIADWQKLFGLTVPTLRFIRRYPTLFQEFPHPKYPSLSCFKLTNIALNLHNQEQLVYQNCESEIVERLCRVLMMTREKMVPFQSLHHLKWDLGLPDDFDRNLIRKYPDCFRVVKGSNGLACLKLLKWDDEFAVSALQRGKEDQDLSVSGNGETELRRFKRGQSGLAFTMSFPRGYGAQKKVKAWMDEFQKLPYISPYEDCRGIDPNSDLMEKRVVGVLHEFLSLTIYKKTKRNYLRSLREELNLPHKFTRIFTRYPGIFYLSLKCKTTTVALREGYRRGKLVDHSPLSKLRDKFYYVMRTGLIYRNKGVDMIPELDSLVADDGATDQDKSEEEEDEEVCYTDGSSEMEGASSEED, from the coding sequence ATGAGGTGGGGAAGCAAGCAATTGTTTTCATTTCTCAAACCAAATCAAATACAACCACTAACCCAGACTCAACAATCAAGAACCCTAGTTAAAGTTAGACTCAAATGGGTAAAGAACAGATCTTTAGATCATATAATTGACATTCACACTGATATCAAAGCTGCTTCACTTCTTAAAGATGCAATTTTTAGATCTTCTACAGGTTACTTAACTTCAAAATCAATTGCTGATTGGCAAAAACTGTTTGGTCTTACTGTCCCTACTCTTCGATTTATTCGTCGTTATCCTACTCTTTTTCAAGAATTTCCTCACCCTAAGTACCCCTCATTGTCTTGCTTTAAGCTTACTAACATTGCTTTGAATTTACATAATCAAGAACAGTTGGTTTATCAGAATTGCGAAAGTGAGATTGTAGAGAGGTTGTGTAGAGTTCTTATGATGACTCGAGAAAAGATGGTGCCTTTTCAGTCACTTCATCATTTGAAATGGGATTTGGGGTTACCTGATGATTTCGATAGGAATTTGATTAGGAAGTATCCAGATTGTTTTCGGGTTGTTAAAGGGTCGAATGGGTTGGCTTGTTTGAAATTGTTGAAATGGGATGATGAATTTGCTGTTTCCGCGTTGCAGAGGGGGAAGGAGGATCAGGATTTGAGTGTTTCGGGAAATGGGGAGACAGAGTTGAGGAGGTTTAAGAGAGGGCAATCTGGGTTGGCGTTTACAATGAGTTTTCCAAGGGGTTATGGTGCGCAAAAGAAGGTGAAGGCATGGATGGATGAGTTTCAGAAGTTACCGTACATTTCGCCTTATGAAGATTGTAGGGGAATTGATCCGAATAGTGATCTTATGGAGAAGAGAGTAGTTGGGGTGTTACATGAGTTTTTGAGCTTGACCATTTACAAGAAAACAAAGAGGAATTACTTGAGAAGCTTAAGGGAGGAATTGAATCTTCCCCATAAGTTTACAAGAATTTTCACAAGGTATCCGGGGATATTTTACCTGTCATTGAAGTGCAAGACCACAACCGTAGCATTGAGGGAAGGGTACCGCCGTGGTAAATTAGTGGACCATAGCCCACTCAGTAAGTTGAGGGATAAATTTTATTATGTAATGAGAACTGGGTTGATTTATCGGAATAAAGGCGTGGACATGATACCTGAGCTTGATAGTTTGGTTGCTGATGATGGAGCTACTGATCAGGATAAATCTGaggaagaagaggatgaagaagTGTGCTATACGGATGGAAGTTCCGAGATGGAAGGTGCGTCTTCGGAAGAAGATTAG
- the LOC141692162 gene encoding exopolygalacturonase-like has protein sequence MSIRRHDFDRRWNVSAKYIKFSGPCNGQVSFTVNANTTPPGRSNEHYWVSFDDINGLTIAGTGSFDGQGPSAWDFNDCRHAASCSPLSPNTDGTHTGNINNVNILNSNIGTGDDCISIGAGTTNLNIVGVNCGPGHGISIGSIGKYLSDQNVEGVNVENCKMSSTQNGVRIKTWNSTFQVSVADVTFQDIVMDKAKHPIIIDQQYCGGKHDCIGSSHVQVKDVKFIRVEGTSSSEIAVNLNCSSSNPCYGIELNDINLSLEDGGKATSSCSNANISYIGPQNPAPCQYTLSLV, from the exons ATGTCGATCAGGAGGCACGATTTCGATCGTAGATGGAACGTTTCTGCTAAATACATCAAGTTCTCAGGGCCGTGCAATGGTCAAGTGAGTTTTACGGTGAATGCAAATACAACTCCGCCGGGTCGATCTAATGAACATTATTGGGTAAGTTTCGACGATATTAATGGCTTGACGATAGCAGGAACTGGTTCGTTTGACGGGCAAGGACCGTCTGCTTGGGACTTCAACGATTGCCGCCATGCAGCTTCTTGCTCACCCCTCAGTCCG AACACGGATGGGACTCACACCGGAAACATCAACAACGTTAACATTCTCAATTCTAACATCGGCACTGGAGATGATTGTATATCAATCGGGGCTGGAACGACTAACCTTAATATCGTTGGAGTTAATTGTGGTCCTGGCCACGGTATCAGCATCGGGAGCATAGGCAAGTATCTGTCAGATCAAAATGTAGAGGGCGTTAATGTAGAAAACTGCAAAATGAGCTCAACACAAAATGGTGTGAGAATTAAAACATGGAATTCAACCTTTCAAGTATCTGTAGCTGATGTTACTTTTCAAGACATTGTAATGGATAAAGCAAAACATCCAATTATAATTGATCAACAATATTGCGGCGGAAAGCATGACTGCATT GGGAGTTCACATGTTCAAGTGAAGGATGTAAAGTTCATAAGAGTTGAAGGAACGTCGAGTTCGGAAATTGCTGTCAATTTGAATTGCAGCAGCAGTAACCCATGTTACGGTATTGAGCTAAATGACATCAACCTAAGTTTAGAAGATGGAGGCAAAGCAACTTCTTCATGTTCAAATGCTAATATATCTTATATTGGCCCACAAAATCCTGCCCCTTGTCAATACACACTATCTCTAGTCTGA
- the LOC141693072 gene encoding exopolygalacturonase-like, translated as MASGLICFKVLMLVVFVVACINQVCSQGTFDVKVFGAVGDGKTENTKAFRNAWKKACRSGGTVSIVDGTYLVDTIQFSGPCKGGVNFMVNAVVQAPPGKSDATYWISFRDVNGLIIQGNGTFDGQGPSAWPFKSCHKAASCTPLATTLVLTNVNQSLVKDITLLNSKGFQMKIEESENITISNITITAPADSPNTDGIHTGNINYVNILDSNIGTGDDCISIGAGTTNINITRVNCGPGHGISIGSIGKSPSDQNVKGVKVLSCNISSTQNGVRIKTWPSPFRVSISDVTFQDILMNNTRNPIIIDQQYCGGSEGCRGSSHVQVKDVKFIRVRGTSSSKIAVNLDCSRSKPCEGIELDDINLRLYSGGKAKSFCSNAHVSYTGTQNPPPCRNILPLM; from the exons ATGGCTTCAGGTTTGATCTGTTTTAAGGTTTTGATGTTAGTAGTGTTTGTAGTTGCATGTATCAATCAAGTTTGTAGCCAGGGTACTTTTGATGTAAAAGTTTTCGGTGCAGTTGGGGATGGCAAAACTGAAAACACCAAG GCTTTCAGAAATGCGTGGAAGAAAGCATGTCGATCAGGAGGGACTGTTTCGATAGTAGATGGAACGTACTTGGTTGATACTATACAGTTCTCAGGGCCATGCAAGGGTGGAGTGAATTTCATGGTAAATGCAGTTGTACAGGCACCTCCTGGTAAATCCGATGCAACGTATTGGATAAGTTTCCGCGATGTCAATGGCTTGATTATCCAAGGAAATGGTACATTTGACGGCCAAGGTCCTTCAGCTTGGCCCTTCAAATCTTGCCACAAGGCAGCATCCTGCACACCCCTTGCTACT ACACTGGTGTTGACGAATGTCAACCAATCATTAGTTAAAGACATAACATTACTCAACAGCAAAGGATTCCAAATGAAAATAGAAGAAAGTGAGAACATAACCATCAGCAACATTACAATAACAGCACCAGCTGATAGCCCAAACACAGATGGAATTCACACCGGAAACATCAACTATGTCAACATTCTCGATTCCAACATAGGCACCGGAGATGATTGCATATCGATTGGAGCTGGAACAACCAACATTAACATCACCAGAGTTAATTGCGGTCCTGGACATGGTATTAGCATAGGAAGCATCGGCAAGAGTCCTTCAGATCAAAACGTAAAGGGCGTCAAAGTACTAAGTTGCAACATAAGCTCGACACAAAATGGTGTCAGAATCAAAACATGGCCTTCACCCTTTCGAGTATCCATTTCTGATGTTACTTTCCAAGACATTTTAATGAACAACACGCGAAATCCAATCATTATCGATCAACAGTACTGTGGAGGATCGGAGGGATGCAGA GGAAGTTCACATGTTCAAGTAAAAGATGTGAAGTTCATAAGAGTCAGGGGAACATCGAGTTCGAAAATTGCAGTAAATTTGGATTGCAGCAGAAGTAAGCCATGTGAAGGAATAGAGTTAGATGACATCAACTTAAGGTTATATAGTGGTGGCAAAGCAAAATCTTTTTGTTCAAATGCTCATGTATCTTATACTGGTACTCAAAATCCTCCCCCTTGTAGAAACATATTGCCTCTGATGTAA
- the LOC141693073 gene encoding exopolygalacturonase-like: MGLNLLFSKVLLLVLMVKCIHHVCSQGVDVKDFGAVGDGITDNTNAFQNAWEEVCQSGGTVLIADGTYLLASNQFPGPCNGPVNFMVNAIIQAPKDQSNADYWIKFYGINGLTIEGNGTFDGQGASAWPYNDCRHAASCTPLSPSLVLTNVKQSLVQNITLLNSKGVQMKIEECENLTISNITITAPADSPNTDGIHTRNINYVNILDSNIGTGDDCISIGDGSRNISISGVNCGPGHGISIGSIGKHPSDQNVEGVKVQKCKMSSTENGVRIKTWTSSIPVSVADVTFQDIVMDKAQNPIIIDQEYCGGRHDCTGSSHVQVKDVKFIRVKGTSSSEIAVNLNCSTSKPCSGIELNDINLSLDDGGETTSSCSNADISYIGPQNPAPCQNALSPI; this comes from the exons ATGGGTCTAAATCTGTTATTTTCAAAGGTTTTACTGTTGGTGTTAATGGTAAAATGCATTCACCATGTTTGTAGCCAGGGTGTTGATGTAAAGGATTTTGGTGCAGTTGGAGATGGCATAACTGATAACACAAAT GCTTTTCAAAATGCATGGGAAGAAGTATGCCAATCAGGAGGCACAGTTCTGATAGCAGACGGAACGTATCTGCTTGCGAGCAACCAGTTCCCAGGGCCATGTAATGGTCCAGTGAATTTTATGGTAAATGCAATTATACAGGCTCCTAAAGATCAATCTAATGCAGATTATTGGATAAAATTCTACGGTATTAATGGCTTGACTATCGAGGGAAATGGTACATTTGACGGCCAAGGAGCTTCAGCTTGGCCTTACAACGATTGCCGCCATGCAGCATCATGCACACCATTAAGTCCA TCCCTGGTGTTGACAAACGTCAAGCAATCATTAGTTCAGAACATAACATTACTCAACAGCAAAGGCGTCCAAATGAAAATAGAAGAATGTGAGAACTTAACCATCAGCAACATTACAATAACAGCACCAGCTGATAGCCCAAACACGGATGGGATTCACACCCGAAACATCAACTACGTTAACATTCTGGATTCCAACATTGGCACTGGAGATGATTGCATATCAATTGGGGATGGATCGAGGAACATTAGTATCAGTGGAGTTAATTGTGGTCCTGGCCACGGCATCAGCATTGGGAGCATTGGCAAGCATCCGTCAGATCAAAATGTGGAGGGCGTCAAAGTACAAAAATGTAAAATGAGCTCAACAGAAAATGGTGTGAGGATCAAAACATGGACTTCAAGCATTCCAGTATCCGTTGCAGATGTTACTTTCCAAGACATTGTAATGGATAAAGCACAAAATCCGATTATTATTGATCAAGAATACTGCGGTGGAAGACATGACTGCACT GGGAGTTCACATGTTCAAGTGAAAGATGTGAAGTTCATAAGAGTTAAAGGAACGTCGAGTTCAGAAATTGCAGTAAATTTGAATTGCAGCACCAGTAAACCATGCTCTGGTATTGAGCTAAATGACATCAACTTGAGTTTAGATGATGGAGGGGAAACAACTTCTTCGTGTTCAAATGCTGATATATCTTACATTGGCCCCCAAAATCCTGCCCCTTGTCAAAACGCATTGTCTCCAATTTGA
- the LOC141693074 gene encoding uncharacterized protein LOC141693074 yields the protein MMMSTRLAPLSEEPMINENEDEEELSKKGRKKWKKWIKNNLLLLSQQSLFLLLFNKKSEDNIKILLSVLGCPLLPVSSSSPPLIQTLSLPHQVSSSAEYIIQHFTAATGCRKLEGSVKNMYVTGKVTMAMVDELGSAGGATTRQLPTRGCFVIWQMVPKKWQIELVVGRHKVVAGSDGNVAWRRTPWLGSHTAKGGVRPLRRSLQGLDPVAIADVFSSAQYMGEKQIYDIDCFVLKLSADDTDLAARSDPTAEMIKHVMFGYFSQKNGLILYLEDSYLTRIQSPGCHPTYWETTMSTKMEDYRTVEGVRISHSGKSSAIITRFGDNLRGGPVTTRMEETWTIDDLAFNVPGLSMDCFIPPEDIV from the exons ATGATGATGAGTACTCGATTAGCACCATTGTCAGAAGAACCAATgataaatgaaaatgaagacGAAGAAGAGTTGAGCAAAAAAGGAAGAAAGAAATGGAAAAAGTGGATAAAGAATAATCTGTTATTGTTGTCTCAACAATCTCTCTTTCTCCTCCTCTTTAACAAGAAATCTGAAGATAATATCAAGATTCTTCTAAGTGTTCTTGGTTGTCCTCTTTTGCCTGTTTCTTCTTCATCTCCTCCACTCATTCAAACTCTTTCTCTTCCTCATCAA GTCTCATCATCGGCAGAATACATTATACAACACTTCACAGCTGCAACAGGTTGCAGAAAATTAGAAGGAAGTGTAAAGAACATGTATGTTACTGGAAAAGTTACTATGGCTATGGTAGATGAGCTAGGCTCTGCTGGTGGAGCTACCACGAGGCAGCTTCCGACGAGGGGCTGCTTTGTAATTTGGCAAATGGTGCCCAAGAAATGGCAAATTGAGCTTGTTGTAGGACGCCACAAGGTTGTTGCTGGTAGTGATGGCAATGTGGCTTGGCGGCGCACCCCGTGGCTCGGCTCCCACACTGCCAAAGGCGGTGTTCGTCCTCTCCGTCGCTCTCTTCAG GGACTAGATCCAGTAGCTATTGCAGATGTTTTCTCCTCGGCTCAGTACATGGGAGAAAAGCAAATCTATGACATAGATTGTTTCGTATTAAAGTTATCAGCCGATGACACGGACCTTGCAGCACGGAGCGATCCAACAGCCGAGATGATCAAACATGTTATGTTTGGTTATTTCAGCCAAAAAAATGGATTAATTTTATACTTGGAAGACTCTTACTTGACCAGAATTCAGTCACCAGGTTGTCATCCTACATACTGGGAAACCACAATGAGCACGAAAATGGAAGATTACCGGACAGTGGAGGGAGTTAGAATTTCGCATTCTGGAAAATCCAGTGCCATCATCACACGGTTTGGAGACAATTTGAGAGGAGGTCCAGTGACAACACGGATGGAAGAAACCTGGACAATCGACGATCTTGCTTTTAATGTCCCCGGACTATCCATGGATTGCTTCATTCCTCCTGAGGACATTGTGTAA
- the LOC141692724 gene encoding serine/arginine-rich SC35-like splicing factor SCL30A: MRGRSYRYSPSPPRNYRSSRRRSPSPRGSYGGRSRDGPTSLLVRNLRHDCRPEDLRRPFGEFGPLKDVYLPRDYYSGEPRGFGFVQYLHPADAEEAKYHMDGQVFLGRELTVVFAEENRKKPQEMRARERVRGRSYDRKPSPQRYRRSYSRSPDYYSPSPRRREYSRSISPPRRSYRERSYSKSPHGPRSRSRTPVSSRSWSRSRSRSPEQY; this comes from the exons ATGAGGGGTAGAAGTTACCGTTACAGTCCTTCACCGCCAAGGAATTACAGAAGCAGTAGACGTCGGAGTCCTAGTCCAAGGGGTTCGTATGGAGGCCGTAGTAGAGACGGTCCTACTAGTCTACTGGTTCGCAACCTTCGTCATGATTGTAG ACCTGAAGATCTTCGCAGACCATTTGGCGAGTTTGGTCCTCTGAAAGATGTCTACTTGCCGAGAGATTATTATTCTGG GGAGCCTCGCGGGTTTGGTTTTGTGCAATATCTGCATCCTGCTGATGCTGAAGAGGCCAAATATCATATGGATGGTCAAGTTTTCCTTGGTCGAGAATTGACTGTAGTATTTGCTGAAGAAAACAGGAAAAAACCTCAGGAAATGAGGGCAAGGGAACGTGTCAG AGGCCGGTCCTATGACAGGAAGCCATCCCCACAACGCTATAGAAGGTCTTATTCCCGCAGTCCAGATTATTATTCACCGTCACCAAGGCGTAGGGAATATTCGAG GTCAATTTCACCTCCTCGTAGGAGCTACCGAGAAAGGTCTTACTCCAAAAGTCCTCATGGTCCTAGGAGTCGAAGCAGAACCCCTGTGAGCAGCCGTAGTTGGAGCAGGAGCCGAAGCAGAAGCCCTGAACAGTATTAG
- the LOC141692163 gene encoding uncharacterized protein LOC141692163, with protein sequence MALANEIKDSIIKKILEARYFSVILDCTLDKSRVEQMSLIIRCVDITVSPIKVEEFFIQFVIVDDTSGFGLFSKLEEVLGDLGLDIDDVRGQAYDNGANMKGKHKRVQKKLLDVNPRAFYTPCSCHSLNLRWEILKKFVNGLTLKPLCATRWESHIESVRAVRFQTSKLRDALVHLSNVTQDSMIRCEARSLVENEIESFEFLFSMCIWFNLLNIINAVSKFLQLEDIDIDIAFSRLEELINFFNEFRETGYDSCKKEAKELALELDVEPVFPEKRKIHRLVHFDDLGVTAADDDQNLSAEQKFRRYYFLYIVDQGAFQLKERFKQFQDYKEKFGFLFNLKKHLSGDEGLKSCCMKLEGFLRHDMRYDIVGAELFNELLVL encoded by the exons atgGCATTGGCAAATGAGATCAAGGAttcaattataaaaaaaattctagaAGCAAGATACTTTTCTGTCATTTTGGATTGTACGCTAGATAAAAGTCGTGTGGAGCAAATGTCTTTAATAATTCGGTGCGTTGATATTACTGTATCTCCGATTAAAGTTGAAGAATTTTTTATACAGTTTGTGATAGTTGATGATACATCAGGTTTTGGGCTCTTTAGCAAGCTTGAAGAGGTTCTTGGTGATCTTGGACTTGATATTGATGATGTTAGAGGACAAGCATATGATAACGGGGCAAATATGAAAGGGAAACATAAAAGGGTTCAGAAAAAACTACTTGATGTGAATCCCCGAGCCTTTTACACTCCATGTAGTTGTCACAGTCTAAATCTT CGATGGGAAATTCTCAAGAAATTTGTTAACGGCCTAACATTAAAGCCACTGTGTGCAACAAGATGGGAAAGTCACATCGAAAGCGTGAGAGCGGTAAGATTTCAGACTTCTAAACTAAGAGATGCATTGGTTCATCTTAGTAATGTAACTCAAGACTCTATGATAAGGTGTGAAGCTAGAAGTTTAGTTGAAAATGAAATTGAGAGTTTTGAGTTTCTATTTTCTATGTGCATCTGGTTTAACTTGTTAAATATCATTAATGCAGTTAGTAAGTTCTTACAACTTGAAgatattgatattgatattgCATTCTCAAGATTGGAAGAACTTATAAATTTCTTTAATGAGTTTAGAGAAACTGGTTATGACTCTTGTAAGAAGGAGGCAAAAGAGTTGGCTTTGGAGTTGGATGTGGAGCCTGTGTTTCCTGAAAAGCGAAAAATTCATAGGCTTGTTCATTTTGATGATCTTGGGGTTACTGCAGCTGATGATGATCAGAACTTGAGTGCTGAACAAAAATTCAGAAGGTATTATTTCTTGTATATTGTTgatcaaggtgcttttcaactcAAAGAACGGTTTAAACAGTTTCAAGATTATAAGGAAAAATTTGGGTTTTTATTTAACCTGAAGAAGCATTTATCTGGTGATGAGGGGTTAAAATCTTGTTGCATGAAGCTTGAGGGATTTCTTAGACATGATATGCGATATGATATTGTTGGCGCAGAGTTGTTTAACGAGTTACTAGTGCTTTGA